One window of Candidatus Nitrospira kreftii genomic DNA carries:
- a CDS encoding hypothetical protein (conserved protein of unknown function) — MVWNRRSSGHDLTVLAIKLTILFLPCVLVACATATQPHKTAPPPPSTAQQPPQATPESDATYHFMMGHQAELAQDLETALKEYQAALVADPKSQEVKSRLAALHFALGDMTQAVQYAEDVGQGTGQEPQLLTQMAGILASAGKSESAIELLDKAIAIDPKRGESYFPKSLILLNQKRIAESEQVVKKGLQYATDSPIGYYYLGRISIEAGNMEQALSSFDRAISVNPSFEPAYLAQASIHESRQEKDKAIAILKRYLHQVNPRNRDVRQHLIQLYIATKDYAGGLAELEQMLEDNPGDLDAQLRMALIYGEKKEFSKAIAQLTDILKAKPAELKVRDYLGYLYEETKDFPKAMETYRYNLHLDPRFADSHIHLGVLLYRLKQFPEAVTHLDEAVRLMPKQPEPHIVLGLAHLQSEQFEKASEAFQEGIRHNPKNADLHFNLGTAYDKLNRFDDVERAMETALSLDPHHADALNYLGYSYAERDMKIDQALSLTKRAVALKPENGYYVDSLGWAFYKSGLLSEALAEIKRAVSLVGDDPVIYEHLGEVYMKQRKMTDARDAWLHSLELDPSNEKLLQRFREQGMANPTYEDRIQQAKRRVSEKAQNPQITPQAHPD, encoded by the coding sequence ATGGTTTGGAACAGACGATCTTCTGGTCATGACCTCACGGTCCTCGCGATAAAACTGACCATCCTCTTTCTTCCCTGTGTCCTTGTGGCTTGCGCGACGGCGACTCAGCCGCACAAGACGGCGCCGCCGCCCCCCTCGACGGCACAGCAACCACCACAAGCCACCCCAGAATCTGATGCCACCTATCATTTCATGATGGGACACCAAGCCGAGCTGGCCCAAGATCTTGAGACAGCCTTGAAGGAATACCAGGCTGCACTAGTAGCCGATCCAAAATCACAGGAAGTCAAATCGCGTCTGGCCGCCCTGCACTTTGCGCTGGGTGATATGACTCAAGCCGTACAGTACGCCGAAGACGTTGGACAGGGAACGGGACAGGAGCCTCAGCTATTGACGCAGATGGCCGGGATTCTTGCCAGCGCAGGAAAATCCGAGAGTGCCATCGAGTTATTGGATAAAGCAATCGCGATCGACCCAAAGCGGGGAGAATCGTACTTTCCAAAGAGTCTCATCTTACTGAATCAAAAGCGAATCGCCGAATCAGAACAAGTGGTCAAGAAAGGCTTGCAATACGCGACGGACTCGCCGATCGGTTACTACTATTTAGGTCGAATCTCCATTGAAGCGGGAAATATGGAGCAAGCCTTATCCAGCTTCGATCGTGCGATCAGCGTGAACCCGTCATTCGAGCCGGCGTATCTCGCTCAAGCTTCGATCCACGAATCGCGCCAAGAGAAAGACAAGGCCATTGCCATTCTGAAACGCTACCTCCATCAAGTGAATCCACGAAACCGAGACGTTCGTCAGCACCTGATCCAACTCTATATCGCGACCAAAGACTATGCCGGAGGTCTTGCGGAGTTGGAACAGATGCTGGAAGACAACCCCGGTGATCTGGATGCTCAATTACGGATGGCGCTGATCTATGGGGAGAAGAAGGAATTTTCAAAGGCGATCGCTCAATTGACCGATATTTTGAAGGCGAAACCGGCCGAATTGAAGGTGCGCGACTACCTTGGCTATCTGTACGAAGAGACCAAAGACTTTCCCAAAGCCATGGAGACCTATCGCTACAATCTCCACTTGGATCCAAGATTCGCCGACAGCCACATTCATCTCGGTGTCCTCCTCTATCGACTCAAACAGTTTCCTGAAGCGGTCACGCACCTGGACGAAGCTGTTCGTCTGATGCCAAAACAACCTGAGCCCCACATCGTACTGGGTTTAGCTCATCTACAAAGTGAGCAATTCGAAAAGGCTTCGGAAGCGTTTCAAGAGGGGATTCGGCATAACCCCAAGAACGCGGATCTTCATTTCAATCTGGGCACAGCCTACGACAAACTGAATCGGTTTGATGACGTAGAGCGCGCCATGGAAACTGCGCTTTCGCTCGATCCCCATCATGCGGATGCCTTGAACTATCTCGGATATAGTTACGCAGAGCGGGACATGAAGATCGATCAGGCACTGTCCCTTACAAAGCGAGCCGTGGCGCTGAAACCGGAAAATGGATATTACGTCGATAGTCTGGGCTGGGCGTTCTATAAATCAGGGTTGCTCTCAGAAGCCCTTGCCGAAATCAAGCGAGCCGTCTCGCTTGTCGGCGATGACCCGGTGATCTATGAGCATCTTGGCGAAGTCTACATGAAGCAGCGTAAGATGACGGATGCTCGTGATGCTTGGCTCCATTCGCTGGAACTTGACCCCTCCAATGAAAAACTGCTCCAACGCTTTCGCGAGCAGGGCATGGCTAATCCCACGTACGAAGACCGAATTCAACAGGCCAAGCGCCGTGTGTCGGAAAAAGCACAAAATCCGCAAATTACTCCTCAAGCCCATCCTGACTGA